The nucleotide window CTCCCGGTGTCACGATATCCGGTGCACAATACTCGATCCCAACCGTTTCAATAATCGCCTGTCGCATAATGGCTTTTGCTTCTTCATCGACCTGTGCTGCCGCAATATGAGCGCCAATTGTTGTCGTAATGGCTGCTCCGTATAATGCACTGACAGCATCAATGGCCTTTTGTAAACCCCTTGTGAGCGCATCCATTGTGTCATTCGTTTGTGCGCGCACATCTAAACTAAATGTCGCGGTGCCTGGAATGATATTTGTTGATGCACCCCCTGCTTGAATCTGGGTCATTTTAATAGAGGCGCTTTCCTCAGGTTTGATCCATATACGTTTTAGCGCATCTACAAGTGCGGCGGCAACTTCAATTGCATTTATTCCCTGCTCTGGTCTTGCGCCATGTGCTTCGATACCAGTAATGGTGCCGTTAATGAGTTTTGCTGCCCCATGATAGATCGCTGGTGCATGATAACCTTCTGCAAGTTCCACAAGCGGGCGTACATGTGTGCCAAACAAAAACTGCAACGTATTGACTACGCCGCGTTCCGCAATCGCCTTCGCACCGGCTGCCTTTTCTTCTGCTGGTTGGAATATAATCCGTACTGCACTCGATAGATGCATTTTTTGCAAGGCAAATGCCACTCCGAGTGCCATCGTCATATGTCCATCATGCCCACAGGAGTGATTGGCCTTGAAGATCCCATCTACTTCCTGCCACAGGGCGTCGATATCTGTGCGGAAACCAACTTTCGGGATACCTGGACCAATATCCACATACAAGCCAGTCATCCCCTCAAATAATATGGGTGTAAGCCCTGCTTGTGTGAGCTGCTCTGCAATAAATTGTGTCGTTTCTACCTCCTGCCAGCTCACTTCAGGATGATGATGTAAATGCTCAAATATTTGGTTTAAACTTTTCTCCATACGGCTCAACTCCATCGATCTGCTAAAAAACTATTTTGAAAATCATCAAACTTTTTGCGTTGTTGCTCATAATACGCCGAATCATGCGACACCATGCCCACAACGAGTGTATTCATAAAAGCAATCAATGCCGGCATGATATCTATCGTTGAAAGCTCCGTTTGCTGCAATACAAATGTAGTATCTGCATGAGGGATAATCGGTGCCACGTTTGAATCCGTCATTGCCACCGTATAGGCCCCCTGCTCATGAAACATTTTCGCTAATGCAATGGATTCCTTATAATAACGATGCAATGATATGACGATGACTAATGCGTCCTCATCCATTTCCTGTAATGTACGGATCAGCACACCTGTGTGTGGCTCAACGACTTGTACATTTGGACGTAAAATATTTAATGTGAATTCCAGCCAATGTCCTGCAAATTGTGAAGCACCCGCACCGATTAAATAAATCGTCGATGCTTGATGCATGCGTCTTGTGACATCTTGGAATTGGTCTGGGTCGATTTGCTGGGCAATATTGATGATTTGATTACTTACCTGTCCCATGACCTTTTCTGCAAGCTGCGGTTCATGAAATAATGCTTCCTTTGATGCCACATAATTGCCTAACGTACTATTCGTATTGTTTCCAAAAACGAACATCGTGACT belongs to Solibacillus sp. FSL W7-1436 and includes:
- a CDS encoding amidohydrolase, translated to MEKSLNQIFEHLHHHPEVSWQEVETTQFIAEQLTQAGLTPILFEGMTGLYVDIGPGIPKVGFRTDIDALWQEVDGIFKANHSCGHDGHMTMALGVAFALQKMHLSSAVRIIFQPAEEKAAGAKAIAERGVVNTLQFLFGTHVRPLVELAEGYHAPAIYHGAAKLINGTITGIEAHGARPEQGINAIEVAAALVDALKRIWIKPEESASIKMTQIQAGGASTNIIPGTATFSLDVRAQTNDTMDALTRGLQKAIDAVSALYGAAITTTIGAHIAAAQVDEEAKAIMRQAIIETVGIEYCAPDIVTPGGEDFHFYAYTKPHLKTTMLGLGCGVTPGLHHPQMTFNQDQLETGVEIIKRALLGALQHLERSDQI
- a CDS encoding MurR/RpiR family transcriptional regulator, with the protein product MSVKTSTITERIEAHFDQLSKAQKKVAQFVLKNPTYVGVHSASEVGFSAGTSETTVIRFCYAIGLTGYAQLQKEVTMFVFGNNTNSTLGNYVASKEALFHEPQLAEKVMGQVSNQIINIAQQIDPDQFQDVTRRMHQASTIYLIGAGASQFAGHWLEFTLNILRPNVQVVEPHTGVLIRTLQEMDEDALVIVISLHRYYKESIALAKMFHEQGAYTVAMTDSNVAPIIPHADTTFVLQQTELSTIDIMPALIAFMNTLVVGMVSHDSAYYEQQRKKFDDFQNSFLADRWS